In Rhododendron vialii isolate Sample 1 chromosome 9a, ASM3025357v1, the following are encoded in one genomic region:
- the LOC131302051 gene encoding uncharacterized protein LOC131302051 isoform X2, with product MFLAFCPFIQSVEKVVSPYLHQVVAKVAPVLAPAVHEAVSAAEKAVAPVFNQVVATVVPVLAPAVHEAASAAGKAVAPVVAVVVPVLAPAVPVLSAATQVVAPVLPVVATVVPVLAPVVSVLSIAVQAVSAAAQVSLVAGHAAAAFNVVH from the exons ATGTTTTTGGCCTTCTGTCCTTTCATCCAATCCGTGGAGAAGGTGGTTTCACCTTATCTTCATCAG GTGGTTGCTAAGGTTGCGCCCGTGCTGGCACCGGCTGTTCATGAGGCAGTTTCTGCCGCTGAGAAGGCTGTTGCACCGGTTTTCAATCAGGTGGTTGCTACGGTTGTGCCTGTGCTAGCACCAGCTGTTCATGAGGCAGCTTCTGCTGCGGGGAAGGCGGTTGCACCGGTGGTCGCGGTGGTTGTGCCTGTGCTAGCACCGGCTGTTCCGGTCCTTTCTGCCGCAACACAGGTAGTTGCACCAGTTCTTCCGGTGGTTGCCACCGTTGTGCCTGTGCTAGCACCTGTTGTTTCGGTGCTTTCCATTGCTGTCCAGGCAGTTTCTGCAGCGGCACAGGTATCGTTGGTGGCAGGGCACGCAGCTGCTGCGTTTAATGTCGTCCATTGA
- the LOC131302045 gene encoding pentatricopeptide repeat-containing protein At1g03100, mitochondrial codes for MLPLRKLGYLVTTAAASRSAPSSVFSCSIIISQVPEFQFLGNGTRRCIHRFIVVGSSLTKLIMQSTILKCQPDGLSNPLRSFSSVAGTILVQARDIGRISMDLENAVEEHRFDDAWKLHEQHMLMEGFPRKSLVNKFLTAFAESLELRWLEKAYGLVEQAIEEGKQNLLEKKTLIYLAFCLARCGLVIPGSTVLRKLVEMEQFPPVSAWSAILAHMSQTAPGAYLAAELVTEMGYLFQDGRVDPRKKINAPLIAMKPNTTAFNIALAGCLLFHTTRKAEQLLDMMPRIGVKVDTTLLVIMAHIYERNGRREELKKLKRHIDEAPDLSDVQFRQFYNCLLTCHLNFGDLEAASYMVLEMLRKAKEAQNSLAAATMVFEVSGSGNQSPPEQVLSLRKLDDLDNAKLHQRHSICFEDFYRDRKFSQLEAEAKELLGILLVKLQRQVDLITTERGILQPTERIYVKLVKGFLEVGKTKDLAEFLIKAEKEDSPASTDDSVLVHVINSCILLGWLDQAHDLLDEMRLAGVKTGSAVYASLVKAYCKENRAGEVASLLRDARKAGIQLDSSCYEVLIQSRVLQDDNQGALNLFKEMKEAKIPRSGHQEFEMLVKGCADKGEAGLMGKLLQEIKEGQRLDSGVHDWNHVIHFFCKKRLMQDAEKALNKMRSLGHLPNAQTFHSMVTGYAAIGGKYTEVTELWGEMKSFASSTGMRFDQELLDSVLYTFVRGGFFSRANEVVAMMERQSMFIDKYKYRTLFLRYHKTLYKGKAPKVQSEAQLKKREAGLTFKKWVGLC; via the coding sequence ATGCTACCTCTTAGAAAGTTGGGCTATCTAGTTACTACTGCTGCTGCTTCCAGATCTGCTCCTTCTTCAGTCTTTTCTTGTAGTATCATTATTTCTCAGGTTCCGGAATTCCAGTTTTTGGGTAATGGGACTCGGAGGTGCATACATCGATTCATAGTTGTTGGCTCTTCACTTACCAAGCTAATTATGCAAAGTACCATTTTGAAATGCCAGCCGGATGGGCTCAGCAATCCCTTACGATCTTTTTCAAGTGTCGCTGGAACCATCCTGGTTCAGGCTAGAGATATAGGTAGAATATCTATGGACCTAGAAAATGCAGTCGAAGAGCATAGATTTGACGATGCGTGGAAGTTGCACGAGCAACACATGCTAATGGAAGGGTTCCCTAGAAAATCCCTTGTGAACAAGTTTCTAACGGCTTTTGCCGAAAGCCTAGAATTGCGGTGGCTTGAGAAGGCATATGGTTTAGTGGAACAGGCTATTGAAGAGGGGAAACAGAACTTGTTAGAGAAGAAGACACTTATTTATCTTGCTTTTTGTCTTGCAAGATGTGGATTAGTTATTCCTGGATCAACTGTTCTGAGGAAGTTGGTAGAAATGGAACAATTTCCCCCGGTGAGTGCTTGGTCAGCTATCTTGGCTCACATGTCGCAAACTGCTCCTGGTGCTTACCTTGCTGCTGAGTTGGTTACTGAGATGGGTTACTTGTTCCAAGATGGGAGGGTGGATCCCCGTAAGAAGATAAATGCTCCTTTGATTGCCATGAAGCCCAACACAACCGCGTTTAACATTGCTTTGGCCGGTTGTCTTTTGTTCCATACTACTAGGAAAGCAGAGCAACTTCTTGACATGATGCCTCGTATTGGTGTCAAGGTCGATACGACTTTATTGGTAATTATGGCCcatatttatgaaagaaatggACGAAGAGAAGAGCTCAAGAAGCTGAAAAGACACATAGATGAAGCTCCTGACCTAAGTGATGTTCAGTTTCGTCAGTTCTATAATTGCTTGCTTACATGCCATCTGAACTTTGGGGATCTGGAAGCTGCATCTTACATGGTCTTGGAAATGCTCCGGAAGGCAAAGGAAGCACAAAATTCTCTTGCTGCTGCTACAATGGTCTTTGAAGTTTCTGGAAGTGGCAATCAATCCCCTCCTGAACAGGTTTTGAGCCTCAGAAAATTAGACGATTTAGATAATGCCAAACTGCATCAACGCCATTCAATATGTTTTGAAGATTTTTACCGAGACCGTAAGTTTTCACAACTTGAGGCTGAGGCCAAAGAGTTACTTGGTATTCTACTGGTGAAGCTGCAGAGGCAAGTGGATCTGATCACAACGGAACGTGGTATTCTGCAACCGACTGAAAGAATCTATGTAAAGTTGGTCAAGGGTTTCCTGGAAGTTGGCAAGACGAAGGATTTGGCTGAGTTCCTAATTAAGGCTGAGAAAGAGGACTCCCCTGCTTCCACTGACGATTCAGTCTTGGTTCATGTTATCAATTCGTGCATTTTACTTGGATGGTTAGACCAGGCACATGACCTTCTTGATGAAATGCGCTTGGCTGGTGTTAAAACTGGATCTGCTGTGTATGCTTCCCTTGTGAAAGCATATTGTAAAGAAAATAGAGCTGGGGAGGTGGCATCACTCTTACGGGATGCTCGCAAGGCTGGGATCCAATTAGATTCAAGCTGTTACGAGGTACTGATTCAGTCCAGGGTGCTTCAGGATGATAATCAGGGGGCCCTCAATCTGTTTAAAGAGATGAAAGAAGCCAAAATACCAAGATCAGGCCATCAAGAATTTGAGATGCTGGTGAAGGGATGTGCAGACAAGGGTGAAGCAGGTTTGATGGGAAAGCTTTTGCAGGAAATTAAAGAAGGCCAGAGATTAGATTCAGGAGTTCATGATTGGAACCATGTTATCCATTTCTTCTGTAAGAAAAGACTGATGCAAGACGCTGAAAAGGCTCTTAATAAGATGAGGAGCTTGGGACATCTCCCAAATGCTCAAACATTCCATTCTATGGTCACTGGGTATGCTGCAATAGGGGGGAAATATACAGAAGTAACTGAACTGTGGGGTGAGATGAAGTCATTTGCTTCTTCGACTGGGATGAGGTTTGATCAGGAACTGTTGGATTCTGTACTTTACACATTTGTGAGGGGTGGATTCTTCAGTCGAGCAAATGAAGTTGTGGCGATGATGGAGAGACAGAGCATGTTTATTGACAAGTACAAATACCGCACCCTCTTCTTGAGGTACCACAAGACTCTCTACAAGGGAAAAGCTCCAAAAGTTCAGTCGGAAGCTCAActgaaaaagagagaagcagGATTGACGTTCAAGAAATGGGTTGGCTTATGTTGA
- the LOC131302051 gene encoding uncharacterized protein LOC131302051 isoform X4: protein MFLAFCPFIQSVEKVVSPYLHQVVATVVPVLAPAVHEAASAAGKAVAPVVAVVVPVLAPAVPVLSAATQVVAPVLPVVATVVPVLAPVVSVLSIAVQAVSAAAQVSLVAGHAAAAFNVVH from the exons ATGTTTTTGGCCTTCTGTCCTTTCATCCAATCCGTGGAGAAGGTGGTTTCACCTTATCTTCATCAG GTGGTTGCTACGGTTGTGCCTGTGCTAGCACCAGCTGTTCATGAGGCAGCTTCTGCTGCGGGGAAGGCGGTTGCACCGGTGGTCGCGGTGGTTGTGCCTGTGCTAGCACCGGCTGTTCCGGTCCTTTCTGCCGCAACACAGGTAGTTGCACCAGTTCTTCCGGTGGTTGCCACCGTTGTGCCTGTGCTAGCACCTGTTGTTTCGGTGCTTTCCATTGCTGTCCAGGCAGTTTCTGCAGCGGCACAGGTATCGTTGGTGGCAGGGCACGCAGCTGCTGCGTTTAATGTCGTCCATTGA
- the LOC131302051 gene encoding uncharacterized protein LOC131302051 isoform X1 — protein sequence MFLAFCPFIQSVEKVVSPYLHQVVAPVLAPAVHEAVSAAEKALAPVFNQVVAKVAPVLAPAVHEAVSAAEKAVAPVFNQVVATVVPVLAPAVHEAASAAGKAVAPVVAVVVPVLAPAVPVLSAATQVVAPVLPVVATVVPVLAPVVSVLSIAVQAVSAAAQVSLVAGHAAAAFNVVH from the exons ATGTTTTTGGCCTTCTGTCCTTTCATCCAATCCGTGGAGAAGGTGGTTTCACCTTATCTTCATCAGGTG GTTGCGCCCGTGCTGGCGCCGGCTGTTCATGAGGCAGTTTCTGCCGCGGAGAAGGCTCTTGCACCTGTTTTCAATCAGGTGGTTGCTAAGGTTGCGCCCGTGCTGGCACCGGCTGTTCATGAGGCAGTTTCTGCCGCTGAGAAGGCTGTTGCACCGGTTTTCAATCAGGTGGTTGCTACGGTTGTGCCTGTGCTAGCACCAGCTGTTCATGAGGCAGCTTCTGCTGCGGGGAAGGCGGTTGCACCGGTGGTCGCGGTGGTTGTGCCTGTGCTAGCACCGGCTGTTCCGGTCCTTTCTGCCGCAACACAGGTAGTTGCACCAGTTCTTCCGGTGGTTGCCACCGTTGTGCCTGTGCTAGCACCTGTTGTTTCGGTGCTTTCCATTGCTGTCCAGGCAGTTTCTGCAGCGGCACAGGTATCGTTGGTGGCAGGGCACGCAGCTGCTGCGTTTAATGTCGTCCATTGA
- the LOC131302051 gene encoding uncharacterized protein LOC131302051 isoform X3, translated as MFLAFCPFIQSVEKVVSPYLHQVVAPVLAPAVHEAVSAAEKAVAPVFNQVVATVVPVLAPAVHEAASAAGKAVAPVVAVVVPVLAPAVPVLSAATQVVAPVLPVVATVVPVLAPVVSVLSIAVQAVSAAAQVSLVAGHAAAAFNVVH; from the exons ATGTTTTTGGCCTTCTGTCCTTTCATCCAATCCGTGGAGAAGGTGGTTTCACCTTATCTTCATCAGGTG GTTGCGCCCGTGCTGGCACCGGCTGTTCATGAGGCAGTTTCTGCCGCTGAGAAGGCTGTTGCACCGGTTTTCAATCAGGTGGTTGCTACGGTTGTGCCTGTGCTAGCACCAGCTGTTCATGAGGCAGCTTCTGCTGCGGGGAAGGCGGTTGCACCGGTGGTCGCGGTGGTTGTGCCTGTGCTAGCACCGGCTGTTCCGGTCCTTTCTGCCGCAACACAGGTAGTTGCACCAGTTCTTCCGGTGGTTGCCACCGTTGTGCCTGTGCTAGCACCTGTTGTTTCGGTGCTTTCCATTGCTGTCCAGGCAGTTTCTGCAGCGGCACAGGTATCGTTGGTGGCAGGGCACGCAGCTGCTGCGTTTAATGTCGTCCATTGA